One window of the Paenibacillus beijingensis genome contains the following:
- a CDS encoding RluA family pseudouridine synthase gives MFDYSQALRKGEWLEIPLSALALTGSESKGAAVPAGLSNPDEGAVQSEPESRPDEEVGPSEAGSDEREGAAPLGAGSHPHEVRQRLLALSLFPAKWINRLFSVGGIRLEGETVRLLAFPAANPAADPLYRQAAEALRELKRREEKPGSNGRPDKSGSLKAAGAAIVPILYQDDYCMVLDKPAGMPVHASFPGQRGTLDEAAALHCLLAGDPLPVRHVHRLDEDTSGPVLYTKNDLSQLRLDEEMRHKRIDRQYIALVEGIPARSRGTVRAPIGKDRHHRSRRRVHPGGDEAVTHYEVAERFAAAALLRLRLETGRTHQIRVHMSHLGHPLIGDTLYGGSAGLLGHQALHGEKIIFTHPLSGDRMEIVSPVPEWFEAVRSRLKG, from the coding sequence GGCGCTCCGGAAAGGGGAATGGCTGGAAATACCGCTTTCCGCCCTAGCGCTAACCGGATCGGAATCAAAAGGAGCGGCAGTGCCCGCAGGTTTAAGCAATCCGGACGAAGGAGCGGTCCAGTCTGAACCCGAAAGCCGTCCGGACGAGGAAGTCGGCCCGTCCGAAGCCGGAAGCGATGAGCGCGAGGGAGCCGCTCCGCTTGGGGCCGGAAGCCACCCGCACGAAGTGCGGCAGAGGCTTCTGGCCCTCTCTTTGTTTCCGGCAAAATGGATCAACCGTCTGTTTTCGGTCGGCGGCATACGTCTGGAAGGAGAGACGGTGCGCCTGCTGGCGTTTCCGGCGGCGAATCCCGCCGCCGACCCGCTGTATCGCCAGGCAGCGGAAGCGCTACGCGAACTGAAGCGGAGGGAGGAGAAGCCGGGCAGTAACGGCCGACCGGACAAATCCGGCAGCTTGAAAGCGGCCGGCGCCGCAATCGTTCCCATTCTGTACCAAGACGATTACTGCATGGTACTCGATAAGCCGGCCGGAATGCCCGTGCATGCTTCTTTTCCCGGACAGCGGGGAACGCTGGACGAAGCGGCGGCGCTGCACTGCCTGCTTGCGGGTGACCCGCTGCCTGTACGGCATGTGCACCGGCTCGATGAGGATACGTCGGGACCGGTTCTTTACACGAAAAACGATCTTTCCCAGCTGCGGCTCGATGAAGAGATGCGGCATAAACGCATTGACCGGCAGTACATCGCGCTTGTGGAAGGGATTCCCGCGCGCAGCCGGGGGACGGTCCGCGCTCCGATCGGCAAGGACCGGCACCACCGCTCGCGCCGGCGGGTACATCCGGGTGGCGATGAAGCCGTTACCCATTACGAAGTGGCGGAACGGTTTGCCGCCGCCGCTCTGCTGAGGCTTCGCCTGGAAACGGGCCGGACCCATCAGATCCGGGTTCATATGAGCCATCTGGGACATCCTCTGATCGGCGATACGCTGTACGGAGGAAGCGCAGGTCTGCTCGGACATCAGGCGCTGCACGGCGAAAAAATCATTTTCACCCACCCGCTCTCCGGTGACCGGATGGAAATCGTTTCACCCGTACCGGAATGGTTTGAAGCGGTCCGTTCGCGTTTGAAGGGTTAA